In one Nocardia tengchongensis genomic region, the following are encoded:
- a CDS encoding FGGY-family carbohydrate kinase, protein MLLGIDIGTSGSKGVLVGRDGLVAARVERPHGVSTPRPGWVEHDAETVWWADFTAIARELMAAADGEPVDALAVSGIGPCLLPADASGRPLRPAILYGVDTRATVEIAELDAELGAHTVLERCGSPLTSQAVGPKLRWLMRHEPRVWAATRLLLMASSFLVHRLTGRYVLDHQSASQCVPMYDLTARDWATDWAESVAPGLRLPELAWPTEIVGHITAEAAAATGLPAGLPVATGTIDAWAEAAGVGVRAPGDCMIMYGTTMFLTQVLTDPHPQPGLWTTCGTWPGTYTSAAGMATSGAVTDWLRTLTGSDFTELVDEASHVPPGSRGLLVLPYFAGERTPLFDPDARGIIAGLTLTHQRADLYRAVLEGIGYGVRHNLEAMAAAGTPATRLVAVGGGTKGGLWTRIVSDITGLPQQLPADTVGAALGDALLAAEALGLDTSAWNPIITTIEPDPEVHAHYGPYYRHYRSLYETTKSTAHFLAREQRRAAT, encoded by the coding sequence ATGCTCCTCGGCATCGATATCGGCACCTCCGGATCCAAGGGTGTCCTGGTCGGCCGCGACGGCCTGGTCGCGGCGAGAGTCGAACGCCCGCACGGGGTGTCGACGCCCCGGCCCGGCTGGGTGGAACACGACGCGGAAACGGTGTGGTGGGCGGACTTCACGGCGATCGCCCGCGAACTGATGGCCGCCGCCGACGGCGAACCCGTCGACGCGCTCGCGGTCAGCGGCATCGGCCCCTGCCTGCTGCCCGCCGACGCGTCCGGCCGCCCGCTGCGGCCCGCCATCCTCTACGGCGTCGACACCCGCGCGACCGTCGAAATCGCGGAACTGGACGCGGAATTGGGTGCGCACACGGTGCTGGAACGCTGCGGGTCACCGCTCACCAGCCAGGCCGTCGGCCCGAAACTCCGCTGGCTCATGCGGCACGAGCCGCGGGTGTGGGCCGCCACCCGCCTGCTGTTGATGGCGAGCTCATTTCTCGTCCACCGCCTGACCGGCCGCTACGTCCTCGACCACCAGTCCGCCAGCCAATGCGTGCCCATGTACGACCTGACGGCCCGCGACTGGGCCACCGACTGGGCCGAATCCGTCGCCCCGGGCCTGCGACTACCCGAATTGGCCTGGCCCACCGAGATAGTCGGCCACATCACCGCGGAGGCCGCCGCGGCCACCGGCCTGCCCGCCGGGCTCCCCGTCGCCACCGGCACCATCGACGCCTGGGCCGAGGCCGCCGGAGTCGGCGTCCGCGCCCCCGGCGACTGCATGATCATGTACGGCACCACCATGTTCCTCACCCAGGTGCTCACCGACCCGCACCCCCAGCCCGGCCTGTGGACCACCTGCGGAACCTGGCCCGGCACCTACACCTCCGCCGCCGGCATGGCCACCTCTGGCGCGGTGACCGATTGGCTGCGCACCCTCACCGGCAGCGACTTCACCGAACTCGTCGACGAGGCATCCCACGTCCCGCCCGGCTCGCGCGGCCTGCTGGTGCTGCCCTACTTCGCGGGCGAACGCACCCCGCTGTTCGATCCCGACGCCCGCGGCATCATCGCGGGCCTCACCCTCACCCATCAGCGCGCCGACCTGTATCGAGCCGTCCTGGAAGGCATCGGTTACGGGGTCCGCCATAACCTGGAGGCGATGGCCGCGGCCGGCACCCCCGCCACCCGCCTGGTCGCGGTCGGCGGCGGCACCAAGGGCGGCCTGTGGACCCGCATCGTCTCCGACATCACCGGCCTGCCGCAGCAACTTCCGGCCGACACCGTCGGCGCGGCCCTCGGCGACGCCCTGCTCGCCGCCGAGGCCCTCGGCCTCGACACCTCGGCCTGGAACCCGATCATCACCACGATCGAGCCCGACCCCGAGGTCCACGCCCACTACGGCCCGTACTACCGCCACTACCGATCCCTGTACGAGACAACGAAATCCACCGCCCACTTCCTCGCCCGCGAGCAGCGTCGCGCCGCCACCTGA